The following proteins come from a genomic window of Negativicutes bacterium:
- a CDS encoding RraA family protein, translated as MSAGSRIYLDFPRPKRELIEQFRGIPVANLDDCMNRTAAVAAEIRPYGKKELLGIAFTVQIPEGDNLMVHKALDLAQPGDVLVVAAGGFLNRSIVGELMSHYCQIRGLAGIIIDGSIRDAEALAAMDYPVYARGVSPNGPYKNGPGEINTPICFAGQMVFPGDLVIGDGDGLLFVRPADAEQILRDVRLLMQKEAETIEMQNRSKTYPRPWVDAKLQEIGCEIVDFIDWRKK; from the coding sequence ATGAGCGCAGGAAGCCGAATTTATCTTGATTTTCCCAGACCCAAGCGTGAACTCATAGAGCAGTTTCGCGGAATTCCCGTCGCGAACCTCGACGACTGCATGAATCGAACCGCGGCTGTCGCTGCCGAAATTCGTCCCTATGGTAAAAAAGAGCTGCTCGGGATTGCCTTCACCGTGCAAATTCCGGAAGGTGATAACCTCATGGTGCACAAAGCGCTGGATTTGGCCCAACCTGGCGATGTTCTTGTGGTCGCGGCTGGCGGCTTTCTCAACCGCAGCATTGTGGGTGAGTTAATGTCTCATTACTGCCAAATCCGCGGCTTAGCCGGCATCATCATCGATGGCAGCATTCGCGACGCAGAGGCCCTCGCTGCCATGGATTATCCGGTTTATGCCCGTGGTGTTTCTCCCAACGGTCCCTACAAAAACGGGCCCGGCGAAATCAACACGCCCATTTGTTTTGCCGGGCAAATGGTTTTCCCGGGTGATCTGGTCATAGGGGATGGCGATGGCTTGCTGTTTGTTCGTCCCGCCGATGCGGAACAAATTTTACGCGACGTCAGACTTCTCATGCAAAAAGAAGCAGAGACGATTGAAATGCAAAATCGAAGCAAAACTTACCCACGCCCCTGGGTCGATGCCAAACTTCAGGAAATCGGCTGCGAAATCGTCGACTTTATCGACTGGCGAAAAAAATAA
- a CDS encoding 4-oxalocrotonate tautomerase family protein — protein sequence MAIAYAYIPEGYSPAQKKILIQHTKKACMEGFGVSEDHSFVSIQEIKKENMDEQTATMKCLFVYTTFGKTPEGKNIICNGFDEACAAAFGQDKGRTIVIIKEHGNDNAGSNGYLRPFSPGYADYLKEQAEMEAIAKAKALTL from the coding sequence GCACAAAAAAAGATCCTGATTCAGCACACCAAAAAAGCCTGTATGGAAGGTTTTGGCGTATCGGAAGACCATTCATTTGTATCGATCCAAGAAATCAAGAAAGAGAACATGGATGAGCAGACGGCAACGATGAAATGTCTGTTTGTTTATACCACATTCGGCAAGACGCCTGAGGGGAAAAACATCATTTGTAATGGGTTTGATGAGGCTTGCGCCGCAGCGTTTGGTCAAGACAAAGGGCGCACCATTGTGATCATCAAAGAACACGGCAATGACAATGCCGGTTCGAACGGCTACTTACGACCTTTCAGCCCGGGTTATGCCGATTATCTCAAAGAGCAAGCAGAAATGGAAGCCATCGCGAAAGCGAAAGCTTTGACTCTATAG